The sequence GGATGTCCAGGACTCAATCCCCAGCCCTAAGGAAGAGTGGGACCAGCCACTGCGAACATCTAAAATACTGTCATTCCTGATTCCACACTCCACCCCATGCCCATAGCTTCTCTCCTCTTTGTCCAGTTAGTTCCTCATGTGCCCTTCCTTCTGAGTTTACCTGTCTAGGTGGCTTGTTAACTAATTCAGTGTGTCAGGTCCCCTCTTTCCTTGAATTAGAAACCTTTCTCCACAAACTCTCCACTGTGTTTGTCAAAGTTCTGGTATCTCACGCAGATTCTCAGCTGTCTGTATGTTGTCTTGGAACAGTCAGTCCACTGGCTACAGCTGactttgtaaaatttaaaactcttCTAGAACCAAGTGTGCTAGCATATACCTGTatttccagcacttaggaggccgaAGCAAGAAGATCCCAACTTCAAGACTGTCTGAACTACACTGGAAGGCCCCATCCCGAAAAAGGGAGGGAGCAGTGAGCCTTTGTGGCTCTCATTGCACTGGGGGAGAGGCTGAGCAACCCAGCCTCAGCAGAGGCATTTGCAGCCTGtttcccctctgtccttcccATGTTCTCTTTCTGGATTGTtgattatttgtttgcttttgttttgttttgttttagacctTTTTAAGAATTTGATgtttgttctgcctgcatatatgtatgtgtactacatgtgggCATGGGGCCtaaggagatcagaagagggtatcgcatcccttggaattggagttacagatagatgtgaatcatcatgtgggtgctgagaatggaacctggctcctctgcaagagcaacaacacagagccatctcctaCTTCCTTCTGTTTTGTCTTGAGACGGAATTGCAttgtgtagtctaggctgtccCGAACTTCATCTGTCTTCCAGTGTGACCCTGAATTCACTGGCTTTCAGCTTCAGTCTCCCTGTGAGATTATAGCCACAGCACCTAGCATTTCCCATGTTTGTATGTTGTAAATACAATCACTGTGATGTCCCAACTATCTTCATACCCTCCTTTAAGTCATGTTTGTTTACTGTTCTTAGCCCAAGTATTAACtggcctaatttttttttctctttttctttttctttttctttttttttttttttttttgaggggaagCGCGGGGCACGTGTTGAAGATCAAACTAAGGGCCTCACATATGTTAAACAAGTAGGCAAAcatgctaccactgagctgtgcctcTGGCCCAGTCAGAAGGTCTTTGCTGGTTTGTACCCCTCACACAGGTAGAAGAGGCTCATGGTCCTGCTCTCCACCCATACTTATAGAATGAAGAATAACAAAGGACGCCCCTCCCCGTGGACATAATAAGTGTTCATGAATACTTTGTTGTCTAGAGCTGTAGAAAAATCTCAAGGCAGGTAAAGAACCTTGACACCATGTCCTCTTCTTCCCATAGGTTCCAGTGCAGAGAACCAAAGGCCATCCAGTGCTTATAATGGAGACCTCAATGGGCTCCTGGTTCCGGACCCACTCAGCTCAGGTGATAGTAACTCAACAAGCAAACCTGGTATACGGACCATGCCACCTATTAATCTGCAGGAAAAGCAGGTCATGTGAGTACCTGAGAAATAGCAATGATGGTAATGATATCTTTGGGGTTTTTGCTTAGAAAAAGGGATAAGATTAGTGtcaaggccgggcggtgggggcgcacgcctttaatcccagcactcgggaggcagagcaaggcggatctctgtgagttcaaggccagcctggtctacagagtgatatctAGGAAATGCgtaaaggtacacagagaaaccctgtttcaaaaaacaaaaaaaaaaaaaaaagattactgtcAAGGGGGccagcagcctctgcttcctctcttctgGACTATCGGGGCAAAGCACTGTACCACATTGAATATTTACTAAGAAAAGAGATGAGGACAAGCTAAAGACTGTAGGGTGGAATTAACCTGTTTGTCAGGGGGGAGGTGAGCAAGGAGAACTGTGAATATGgggaccctggaactggaacagagagaactgggaatCTGAGACTAGACATCATTATGAGGATCTGTCCTAGAACCTTCTCCTGAGCTGTTTGGTGAACAAGGGACTAGGTCTGTGTACCTCTTCCAGTTGCCTGTCTGGAGATGACAGCTCCACTTGCATTGGGATTTTGGCCAAGGAGGTAGAAATCGTGGCCAGCAGTGATTCCAGCATTTCCAGCAAGGCACGGGGGAGCAACAAGGTGAGTGCCGAGATGACGTGGTACATGTCGAAGGAGATCCCCACTCCCCAGACCCTGGGTCAGACACAAACCACACCCAGACACCCGCtttcacagagatcctttattaGGCAGGGAAGAGAAGTTCAAgcggctgctttctgactcaggcagaaaacagcagcaaatgaccttgcaagTGTAGtttttaagaagagaagaaaggaagatctGTGTTAGAATGGGTGAGGATGTGGTGGTgtgttttgattgggcatgttaattaggtgaaccaaagtgGGGCTTTTGATGGCTAGACTTTGGTACTCATCCTCAGGAATGAGTCTGCCATAAGAAAGTACCAAATAGGAGAGTAGATCTTGAtggctagctttagggatgtGATCTAACAGTGTTTAGCAAGGCAgaaggaatgggagagaagggcaaggcctggcATAGCCCCAGAGTGGGCTAGTGTCCCATCCCAGGTGGTGTATGGGAGCACAGTGTCCCATCCCAGGTGGTGTGTGGGAGCACAGTGTCCCATCCCAGGTGGTGTGTGGGAGCACAGTGTCCCATCCCAGGTGGTGTGTGGGAGCACAGTGTCCATCCCAGGTGGTGTGTGGAGCACAGTGTCCATCCCAGGTGGTGTATGGAGCACAGTGTCCATCCCAGGTGGTGTGTGGGAGCACAGTGTCCCATCCCAGGTGGTGTGTGGGAGCACAGTGTCCCATCCCAGGTGGTGTATGGGAGCACAGTGTCCCATCCCAGGTGGTGTATGGGAGCACAGTGTCCCATCCCAGGTGGTGTATGGGAGCACAGtcagtgtctctcctctcttATATGTGCTTCAGTTCCTAAGGGAACAACCTTGATAAAAGGTATGCCTTATTTTCAGAAAACCAGTGTTGACTCCCAATCCTCTGTGGAAATCTGTTCTGGGAGATGTCAGTGGGTGCTAGGCTTATACCTGTGGCCTGTCCTGTCCTCGGTATTGTTACCTCCTCCAGCCCTCAGCTTCTTCAACCTTCCTTCCTCTGAGTTCTCAGGTGAAAATCCAGCCTGTCGCCAAGTACGACTGGGAGCAGAAGTACTACTATGGCAACCTGATTGCAGTGTCTAATTCCTTCTTGGCGTATGCCATTAGGGGTAAGTAAGGAGGGGGCCAAAAAGGAAGTGTTCTGCTAGAAGTCCCAGGGATGCAGGTTTAGTGTCAGGCTACTCAGCCCACTCGGATGCAATAGAAGGTTTGTCAAGGCTTCCTTGCCGTCTGCAGGGCTGGGGGAGATGATTAGGAAACCAGGCTGGTTACGGAGATGATAGCGGAGATGATAGCGgtgagggaggcaggggcagggctcCTGTGCTCAGGGCGCTCGCTCAGATTCTCGCCTTCTCTCATTCCAGCTGCCAACAATGGCTCAGCAATGGTGCGCGTGATCAGTGTTAGTACTTCAGAGCGGACCCTGCTCAAGGGTTTCACAGGCAGTGTGGCTGATCTGGCTTTCGCACACCTCAACTCTCCACAGCTTGCCTGCCTGGATGAGGCTGGCAATCTCTTTGTGTGGCGCTTGGCTCTGGTTAAGGGTAAAATTCAGTATCCATTCCCTGGCAAGGGCCTGAAGAAGTGGAGCTGGGCCTAGGGCTGGGGCTGCTAGGGATACTTGATTATCCACCTATCCAAGCCTTAACTCCCTACTCAGAGAAGAGATTTTAGTCCATATCCGGCAGCCAGAGGGCACGCCACTGAACCACTTCCGAAGGATCATCTGGTGCCCCTTCATCCCTGAGGAAAGTGAGGACTGTTGTGAAGAAAGTAGCCCAACAGTGGCCCTGCTGCATGAAGACCGGGTGAGAGACTGGGTGTGCTGAAGGAGAGGTGGGAACCGCCAAGTTGTGCTCGTGGACTAAATACCACCCTGTACCCCTAGGCTGAGGTATGGGACCTGGATGCGCTTCGCTCCAGCCACAGCACCTGGCCCGTGGACGTCAGCCAAATCAAGCAGGGCTTCATTGTAGTGAAAGGCCATAGCACGGTAGGCCTACAGCTGATTGCCTCACtgcctttccctcttcctgtgCCCTTCACCTATTCCCTGTTGCGTAGCTTCCCCAGTGGCTTTACCAGTATGTTGCCAGTGAGGATGCTGAACACAAATTGGTTCTCACTTGTACAGTTCACGCCTAATCTAGCTGTTCCCTGAAGGACTAGTTTTCTCTGTAGTGCCTGCCCCCTTTATTCATTCACACAGAAGTGTGAGTCTGCTATGGGTCAGCCGAGCTCACTACCATCCTCATCTAGGAAGGGCTCATTCCTACTTCTGGTCAGGAGGAAAAGCAAAGCTTTAAACAGTTTtctggtggtggtttttttttttttttttttttttttttttggttgttgttgtttttcaagacaggttttctctgtgtagctttgcgcctttcctgcaactcacttggtagaccaggctggcctcgaactcacagagatccgcctgcctctgcctcccgagtgctgggattaaaggtgtgcgccaccaccgccccgctgtttttttttttttttttttttgagacagagttcatctgtgtagccctggctgtcctagaactttttTGCGTTCTTTTCAGTGCCTAAGTGAAGGAGCCCTTTCTCCTGATGGGACTGTCCTGGCTACTGCAAGCCATGACGGCTTTGTCAAGTTCTGGCAGATCTACATTGAAGGTCAGGATGAACCAAGGTAAGGCAAGACCTGAAAGCCCCTACTCTGTACGCCCTGTCTAGAAAGTTGGACAGTTCATTTACTCAGGCCTCTTGTCTGTCTGCTTACAGGTGTCTGCATGAATGGAAGCCTCATGACGGACGGCCCCTTTCTTGCCTCTTATTCTGTGATAACCATAAGAAACAGGATCCTGAGTGAGTGAGTGGTAGGCACAGTAGGTGGCGGGCTTGTCCATGGGCTCCTAGCAGGTCATCAGCCAGTGCCTTGTTGCTTTTCAGGGTCCCGTTCTGGAGGTTCCTCATTACTGGCGCTGACCAGAATCGGGAGCTGAAGATGTGGTGCACAGTGTCCTGGACCTGCCTGCAAACCATTCGGTAAACTAGAGCTAGGGCCTTGAGGATAGGCCAGGGATGTGGCTTCTTTGAACTCTCAGTCTTACTGGCTCTGCTGCTTGgcttcccagtttctccccaGATATCTTCAGTTCAGTGAGTGTACCTCCCAGCCTCAAAGTTTGCTTGGACCTCTCAGCAGAGTATCTGATTCTTAGTGATGTGCAACGAAAGGTAGGCCGCTGTGCGGTACGCCGGGAAGAGCTGCTGGTGCTGCGGGGAGGGCAGGGGTATGCGACAGATCCACCGCCCTCCCAGCCTCAGTTTGGTACAGCGTGTGTTCCTCACACAGGTCCTCTATGTGATGGAGCTGCTCCAGAACCAAGACGAGGGCCGCGCTTGCTTTAGCTCCATCTCCGAGTTCCTGCTCACCCACCCCGTGCTCAGCTTTGGCATCCAGGTTGTGAGTCGCTGCCGGCTGCGGCACACTGAGGTGCTGCCCGCCGAGGAGGAGAACGACAGTCTGGGTGCCGGTGAGGTGCCCCGGGGTAGggctgtgtggtggtgtgtggaaGAGTCCCGCACAGAGCAGTGCTTAACGATCCACACTGTCCTTTCAGAGAGTTCCCACGGAGCCAGTGCCACGGAATCTACAGCAGGGGTGCTTATCAAGCTCTTTTGTGTGCATACTAAGTGAGTGTCAGGGAGACCTGGTGTGTCCTGTCTATGCCCCCTACCCTGCTGGCCCTGGCCTGTTTGAGTATTCTCCTATCCTCCATTTTTGTTCTTTAGGGCACTACAAGATGTGCAGATCCGCTTCCAGCCACAGCTGAACCCTGATGTGGTGGCTCCACTCCCTGCCCACACTGCTCACGAGGATTTCAGTGAGTTAAGGAGTGGAAGGGAGGCAGGTCATCCTGACCTGGTTCTGAGATCTGACTCAAGTTGCTTCCCCAACAGCATTTGGAGAGTCTCGACCTGAACTAGGCTCTGAGGGGCTGGCTTCAGCTGCTCATGGGTCTCAGCCTGACCTCCGGCGCATCGTGGAACTTCCTGCACCTGCAGACTTCCTCAGTCTGAGCAGTGAGACCAAGCCTAAGTTGATGACACCCGATGCTTTCATGACGCCCACCGCCTCCCTGCAGCAGGTACTTCCTCAGTGAGGAGAGGCTTGGTAGTGTTCCATTACCAGCCTCAGTGCTCATTCCCTGCATCTTCCCAGATCTCTGCATCCCctagcagtagcagcagcagcagcagtagcagcagcagcagcagcagcagcagcagctccctaACAGCTGTATCTGCTGTGAGCAGCTCCTCAACCATGGACCCCTCCTTGACCAGGTAAGACAAACACTGGTGACAGCAGTACTCAGTACCTGTTTGTGACGAATCACAGTAGCTATCGCCTCACCTTTCTGCCAGCAGGCCACCCGAGGAGCTCACCTTGAGTCCCAAGCTGCAGCTGGATGGCAGTCTGACaataaacagcagcagcagcctgcaggCAAGCCCTCGAAGCCTCCTTCCTGGGCTGCTCCCAGGCCCAGCTGACAAATTGACTCCCAAGGGAgctgggcaggtgtgtgtgtggtggcggtggggggggagtggggggggggtggggggggatgtgAAGTACCGGGTAGCAGGTGGAGGGCAGTGGGGAAGATTGGAGCACTCTATTCTAATGTACTTTTCCTGCTGACCCTGCTTGGCCTTGGGAGCTGCATGTTTCCCCAAAGGTTATAAGCTTTTCATGTTCCTTGGAGTgcatctcctcagcctcccaatgcCCTCCTTGTGAACTGTGGCCCTGCTTTTCCTGTGCATCTCTTCCCTGTTACACTGTCTCACCACTACGGTACCGGAACCTTGTCTCTGGCCTCTTACCCCTATTACTTAAGCCTTCGTCTTTGGCCCTTCTCAGGTAtctacagctgcctctgcactGTCCTTGGATTTGCAGGAAGTGGAGCCTCTGGGGCTACCCCAGGCCTCTCCCAGTCGCACCCGTTCCCCTGATGTGATCTCCTCAGCATCCACTGCCCTGTCCCAGGACATCCCTGAAATCGCCTCGGAGGCCCTGTCCCGTGGCTTTGGCTCCTCTGTTCCTGAGGGCCTCATTGAGCCAGACAGTATGGCCTCCGCTGCTTCAGCACTACACTTACTGTCTCCTCGGCCCAGGCAAGGCCCTGAGCTTGGCTCTCAGCTTGGCCTGGATGGAGGCCCTGGGGATGGGGATCGGCATAGTACCCCCTCCCTACTGGAAGCAGCCTTGACCCAGGAGGTTGCAGCCCCTGACAGTCAAGTCTGGCCTACAGCACCTGACATTACTCGGGAGACATGTAGTACCTTGGCAGAAAGGTGAGATGCTCAGAAGGGGCAAAGTATGCTTATGGGAGGGCCATTAGGATTATCTGTACTGAGTCATTGTGTTTCCTTAGCCCCAGGAATGGcctccaggaaaagcacaaaagcCTGGCCTTCCACCGGCCACCTTACCACCTACTGCAGCAGCATGACAGTCAGGACACTAGTGCTGAGCAAAGGTGAGCACCCACCTGCTCTGCGCTTTTTCTCCAAGAAGGAGGGCTAGCTGGTGAGCAGGCGCTtagccctcctctccttccacagtgacCATGACGATGAAGTTGCCAGCCTTGCTTCTGCCGCAGGGGGTTTTGGCAGCAAAATGCCTACTCCACGGCTCCCTGCCAAGGATTGGAAGACCAAGGGATCCCCTCGGACTTCACCCAAGCTCAAGAGGAAAAGCAAGAAGGATGATGGGTAGGAGGGTTTGGGGACCGGGACCAGGGGTGGTCTCTAAGCTGCTGATGTGACCTTCAATGCTCCTTGCCTATGTAGGGATTCAGCTGTGGGATCCCGGCTCACAGAGCACCAGGTATGTAAGGGAGCACCTTTCTATCCGTGGGACCCCATCCCAGGAGGATGGGAGGGACTTTAAGCTATTCCTTTTTATggtgggtggagagagaaggacagacaTTGTGTTAAGTTGTCAGTGCTTCTGGCAGGTGGCAGAGCCCCCTGAGGACTGGCCGGCATTAATTTGGCAGCAGCAAAGAGAGCTGACAGAACTATGGCACAACCAGGAAGAGCTGCTACAGCGTCTCTGTGCCCAACTTGAAGGTCTACAGAACACTGTCACTGACCACGTAGAGCGTGCCCTGGAGACCCGGCATGAGCAAGAGCGTATCCTTGGGTAGTGGCGCAGCATGGCAGTATGGCAGAGCAGCATTCTTGTCTTAGGAGGTGCATGGGTCCTGCTCTAGGCCTGTTCCTTAGCTTCAGCACAGAGCGGCGGCTGGAACGAGCACTGGCTGAGGGGCAGCAGCGGGGTGGGCAGCTGCAGGAGCAGCTGACGCAGCAGCTGTCCCAGGCCTTGTCGTCAGCTGTGGCTGGGCGCCTGGAACGCAGTATAAGGGATGAAATCAAGAAGACAGTTCCTCCATGTGAGTTTTTCATGAGATTTCTTTTTGGGTGGgccatgtgggtgtgggaagCTTTTAAACTTCTTCTGGTTCCCTCTGTCTTTCATAGGTGTCTCCAGAAGTCTGGAGCCTGTGGCGGGTCAACTAAGCAACTCAGTGGCTTCCAAACTTACAGTTGTGGAAGGCAGCATGAAAGAGAATATCTCTAAGCTACTCAAGTCCAAGGTGAGACGGGGTCCAAGGTGGAAAGTGTGGTTAGGCAGGCCAGACTGGACTCAGGCTTTCAACTTGACCCCTCCTTATATTCTAGAACTTGACAGATGCCATTGCCCGAGCAGCTGCAGACACATTACAGGGACCAATGCAGGCTGCCTACCGGGAAGCCTTCCAGAGTGTGGTACTGCCAGCTTTTGAGAAGAGTTGCCAGGCTATGTTCCAGCAAATCAATGACAGCTTTAGGCTGGGCACACAGGAATGTGAGTGGCGTCATAAAACCCAAAGTGGTAAGAATGGTTGTACTCCGCTGTCATCCCTTTTACAATATCTGTTGTCATCCTTTAGATTTGCAGCAGCTAGACAGTCACATGAAGAGCCGGAAGGCACGTGAacaggaagccagggagcctGTGCTGGCCCAGCTTCGGGGCCTGGTCAACACACTGCAAAGTGCCACTGAGCAGATGGCGGCCACTGTGTCCAGCAGTGTTCGGGCTGAGGTGCAACACCAGCTGCATGTGGCTGTGGGCAGGTGTGTGGGCAGGGCTCTGGGGGAAGTGGTAGGTTTAGGAAGGGCCAGAAGGGCTTCCTACCCACCTCATCGGCTCACTTCCCTTTGCAGCTTACAGGAGTCCATTTTAGCACAAGTACAACGCATTGTTAAGGGTGAAGTAAGTGTGGCACTTAAGGAGCAGCAGGCCACCGTCACTTCCAGCATCATGCAGGCCATGCGTTCAGCTGCTGGCACACCTGTCCCTTCTGCTCACCTTGACTGCCAGGCCCAACAAGCCCATATCTTGCAGTTACTGCAGCAGGGCCACCTCAATCAGGCCTTCCAGCAGGTATGACAGCGTTAGGCGTAGTAATCCCCTGACAAAGATGTCTGCTGATAGGTCTGCATATCATATGCCCACTTCCCCAGCAGGCTCCGGGCTGTCTGGCAGACTGGTTCTTTAGGCTTTCTAAGCCATTGCCCTGTTGTTCCGTCATGCTAGACCActttcttcctacctcagcccACCTTTCCTCGTGACCTCTTTTCTCAGGAAAACTCTGTgatctgattttcttttatttcgttttcgtgacagggtttctctgtgtagctttgcgcctttcctggatctcgctctgtagaccaggctggcctcgaactcacagagatccgcctgcctctgcctcccaagtgctgggattaaaggcatgtgccaccaccgcccggcgtaatcTGATTTTCTAAAGTGACTTTACAGTCCTGTCAGCCTCTGAACACCACTTTTGGTTTAGACTTTGGTCTTCTGCCCTTAGGCAGTACACCTCAGATAAGCAGGCATGCCGTCCTGGTATTAGGTATAAGCCAGCTCCCTTGTTCTACCCCAGGCCCTGACTGCCGCCGATCTCAGCCTGGTGCTGTACGTGTGTGAAACTGTGGACCCGGCCCAGGTGTTTGGGCAGCCGCCCTGTCCACTCTCCCAGCCTGTGCTCCTTTCCCTAATCCAGCAGCTGGCATCTGACCTTGGAACTAGAAGTGACCTCAAGCTCAGGTGAGTGGGGCAGTCAGGGACCAGAAGACAAGCAAGAGGTAGGGGTAGAGAGAGAGCAGTTTGAAGCAGACATCCACTCTTACCTGACTCCCATCCCTAATTTTTCTATCCATATGAGGCTTAGAAACTTTGTCATTATCCCTCTGGGCTTCAGTACCACTAGGGGGCACTCCTACCTGCCGGCATCCGGCTATAGCCTGTCCTTTCCCCTGCCCCCAGCTATTTGGAAGAGGCTGTGATGCACCTGGACCACAGTGATCCCATCACTCGAGACCACATGGGCTCTGTCATGGCCCAGGTACGCCAGAAGCTCTTCCAGTTCCTGCAGGCTGATCCACACAACTCACTTGGCAAAGCTGCCCGGCGTCTCAGCCTAATGTTACATGGCCTTGCGACCCCTAGCCTCCCTTAGCTGTTTAAACAGAAGTGGGGTGACACTGAAGGCCAGTCTGCAGGTGTAGGCCGAGGCAGGGCCATGTCTGCTGGTTACCTGCCCAGACCTCCATCCCTAGTGTTTGGAGGGAGGTAGGGGGCAGGACACACTGGTAGTGGTCTACTGATTGTGGTAACCAGCCGGGTTAGGCTGGGCCCAGGGTAGGTATTGTGCCTTCTTGGGTCCTGCCATGCCTGAAGCATGACCCCAAGATCGTGATACCACTTGAGTTGAATTTTCCATGTTCCTTTTTACCTCTAATTtggatctttttgtttttgaaaaacattGAGAAATTCAATTAAAGGCTTTTGGAATAAAACAAAGTATGTGTATGGTTTTGATTTGTCTTTGATGTGACTAACTGTTCTCTCCTCCATCTGGGAAATCTGTCTAAACCAGCCCACCCTGGGGGTCCCCCGGCACCCATGATAAACTGTCTGCTCACATCTCCCCTGTCCAATTCAGGCAAAGCTCCTAGAACCAGCCCAGCATCAACATGTCTCCTCCCTAGGCTCTTTTGCCCTCTGGGGTCCTTTGCTCCCCTGCCAATCTGGATCCTGGAGGTGGGGCTGACAGCTGGGATGAGGCCCCGCCTCCAGCTCCCATCCAATCAGGATCCCTTCCTCCGGGGGCTGGGCCCACAGGCGGCTCTCCAAGCCTCTAGCTCCTGCACTAGGCTCACAGCCAGGGAtgatgtgctgctgctgctgccactgcccctGGCGCCGCCGCTCTCAGCGGCTACCCTGTGCCCtgacgctgctgctgctgctgctgccgccgctgggtGAGTGTGAGCGTCCTGGACGCAGGCTGCAAGCCTTCTTGCAGGTCTGAGGCAGACGGGATTAGGGTGTTGGAGCAGAGGGCTTGGGGTCCGGACCAACAGTAAGAGCTCTAGGAAAGTGATAGTGGCTTCAGGTGGACAGTGTCCTGCAAGCAGCTCAGTTGTGGGAGGAGaggttttaaattctttttaaattctccCTTTTCTGACAAGGGAGTTTGTGGTCCCTGGTAAAACTCAGGCCATGGATCCCTGGGCTTAGAGTGACCAGCTTTGGTCCCTACCCTGCTTGCTCGGCTTCAGCAGAGACCCTTGTCTTTGGGAGAGGCAGTGGGGGTGCCAGTTGAAGCTCATGAAAACTACAGAAAGACTGCCTTCTGCCCAAAACTTCATGCTTCCGGACCCTATACCCCTGCATCCCTGTCTTTGACCTAGAGCCCCAGAAACTAGAGAAGGAACTGAGCTCTGGACCCAACAcccccttcctgttcccacaTCTCACACCTCCATGTGCATCACAGTCCAGATCCTATCTTGAGAGTCAAGACAAGTGATCTCCAGATACCCTGAAGTTCCCTGGGGGCACCTCCTTCACGCTGAGTCATGTCCCCAGAGCACTACCAGGTAAACCAGGTCCTGACGAACGGACCCTGGCTCATTCTCTCAACCATTCTCCATTCCCACCCCACTCCTAGTCTTTGTACCCCCTCTAGCTGTGGCCTCTGACGGCCTAAACCGCTGTGATACCATATACCAAGGCTTTGCTGAGTGTCTCATCCGCCTGGGGGACGGCATGGGCCGTGGAGGCGAGCTACAGACCGTCTGCAGGTACCAGCAGGTGGGAGGTAATGGGCCGGTGGGAGGCACCACCCCATAATCTGTGCCACTGGGGCAGCAACCTCAGGGCCTTGACTCTCTTCCCACTCTGAAATCTGCTCTAACTCCCCTAACCCCATTCTGTAACAGATCCTGGAATGACTTCCATGCCTGTGCCTCTCGGGTCCTGTCCGGCTGCCCAGAGGAGGCCGCTGCAGTGTGGGAGTCACTGCAGCAAGAAGCTCGCCGTGCCCCCCACCCAGATAACTTGCACGTCCTCTGTGGCGCCCCTGTGAGTGTTCGGGAGATGGCTGCTGGCCCAGAGACCAACCAGGAGACACTGCGGGCCACAGCCCCTGCCCCCCTCGCTCCAGCCCCGGCCCCTTCCATGCTTGCTGCTGCTCTGGCACTTGCCTGCCTCCTGGGGCCTCTGGCCTAAAGAGTCTGGTTGGCTAGCCAACAGTGCCCTTGCCTCCCATCACTGCATGCAGTGGCCGCCGTGTGGGCTCTGCAGAGTGTGCATAATTCCCATTAAAGGTGTTTATATTTGCATCAAGCTGGTTTCTTTCTCCTAGCTGTGGCCCTCTTGGCAAAGGCAGGGGCCCCCAGAAGCCGATCCCAGCATGGAATGGGTGTGGCTCAGGAGCTCCACAAGGGACTCATTCATCCTTACAAACATTTATTTCATGATGGCCGCGTTGAAGTTTCTTTCCATTACACTATAGATCCCAGGAGTACCTTGGGTCCCAAGAGCCCTAGTAGAGACCCGAGATCTGCCGGAATGCACAGCCCTTCTGGGCCTTCCCAGCCCgacagggatgggggatggggatcCAGTGGGGTCCAGAACTCACCCCGAGTGGCTAGGTGAGGTCTTCCTCAGGCTCCTTGTAGCCTCCTGATGCCTTACCTGCACCTCCCTCTGCTAA is a genomic window of Peromyscus maniculatus bairdii isolate BWxNUB_F1_BW_parent chromosome 5, HU_Pman_BW_mat_3.1, whole genome shotgun sequence containing:
- the Edc4 gene encoding enhancer of mRNA-decapping protein 4 isoform X1 encodes the protein MASCASIDIEDATQHLRDILKLDRPAGGSSAENQRPSSAYNGDLNGLLVPDPLSSGDSNSTSKPGIRTMPPINLQEKQVICLSGDDSSTCIGILAKEVEIVASSDSSISSKARGSNKVKIQPVAKYDWEQKYYYGNLIAVSNSFLAYAIRAANNGSAMVRVISVSTSERTLLKGFTGSVADLAFAHLNSPQLACLDEAGNLFVWRLALVKGKIQEEILVHIRQPEGTPLNHFRRIIWCPFIPEESEDCCEESSPTVALLHEDRAEVWDLDALRSSHSTWPVDVSQIKQGFIVVKGHSTCLSEGALSPDGTVLATASHDGFVKFWQIYIEGQDEPRCLHEWKPHDGRPLSCLLFCDNHKKQDPEVPFWRFLITGADQNRELKMWCTVSWTCLQTIRFSPDIFSSVSVPPSLKVCLDLSAEYLILSDVQRKVLYVMELLQNQDEGRACFSSISEFLLTHPVLSFGIQVVSRCRLRHTEVLPAEEENDSLGAESSHGASATESTAGVLIKLFCVHTKALQDVQIRFQPQLNPDVVAPLPAHTAHEDFTFGESRPELGSEGLASAAHGSQPDLRRIVELPAPADFLSLSSETKPKLMTPDAFMTPTASLQQISASPSSSSSSSSSSSSSSSSSSSLTAVSAVSSSSTMDPSLTSRPPEELTLSPKLQLDGSLTINSSSSLQASPRSLLPGLLPGPADKLTPKGAGQVSTAASALSLDLQEVEPLGLPQASPSRTRSPDVISSASTALSQDIPEIASEALSRGFGSSVPEGLIEPDSMASAASALHLLSPRPRQGPELGSQLGLDGGPGDGDRHSTPSLLEAALTQEVAAPDSQVWPTAPDITRETCSTLAESPRNGLQEKHKSLAFHRPPYHLLQQHDSQDTSAEQSDHDDEVASLASAAGGFGSKMPTPRLPAKDWKTKGSPRTSPKLKRKSKKDDGDSAVGSRLTEHQVAEPPEDWPALIWQQQRELTELWHNQEELLQRLCAQLEGLQNTVTDHVERALETRHEQEQRRLERALAEGQQRGGQLQEQLTQQLSQALSSAVAGRLERSIRDEIKKTVPPCVSRSLEPVAGQLSNSVASKLTVVEGSMKENISKLLKSKNLTDAIARAAADTLQGPMQAAYREAFQSVVLPAFEKSCQAMFQQINDSFRLGTQEYLQQLDSHMKSRKAREQEAREPVLAQLRGLVNTLQSATEQMAATVSSSVRAEVQHQLHVAVGSLQESILAQVQRIVKGEVSVALKEQQATVTSSIMQAMRSAAGTPVPSAHLDCQAQQAHILQLLQQGHLNQAFQQALTAADLSLVLYVCETVDPAQVFGQPPCPLSQPVLLSLIQQLASDLGTRSDLKLSYLEEAVMHLDHSDPITRDHMGSVMAQVRQKLFQFLQADPHNSLGKAARRLSLMLHGLATPSLP